The window GAAGATGTTGAACAGCTCCGGGTGGTGGCCGTGCACCAGGACGGCGAAGACGACGGCGTCGAACAGCAGGTGCACCGCCACCACATAGCTCAGCGACTTGAACTTGGCGAAGATCCAGCCCTGGACCAGCGCGAACGGCACGGTCAGGAGCGGCCCCCACTCGCGATAGCCGAGCTCCCACAGGAACGACACGAAGATCATCGACTGCAGGATGTTCGCCTGCCACATCGGGAAGTGCTTGCACAGCAGGGCGAACACGACGCAGATGAAGAACAGCTCGTCCCAGATGCCGACGGCGTTCACACCGATGAACAGCCGCCAGATGTCCTGCGTCCCGTCCAGGTCCGGCCAGTTCAGGTACGCGCCCGAGCCGAGGAAGTAGAACGGCAGCAGGAAGTACCCGATGATCACCACGAGGGCGAGGTAGATCCACTGACCGGGGCCCCAGCGCTTTCCGGTCGCGACGGGAAACTGGATGGTGTCCTGCTTCAGCAGGAACCGGGACAGCGCCCAGGGCACCAGCACGGACCCGCCGAGCGCGAGCGTGAACCGCAGCATCCCGGCGTTGGACAGGTCCGCCTGCAGCGAGATGGTCGAGATGATCCCCATGCCGACGCCGATCAGCGCCAGGTCCCGGCCCAGGGCGCGGTCGGCCCACACACCCAGCGCGATGCCCAGCACCAGCGGCACGTACGCGACCGGCCGGATGTGGATGGCGAAGAGCAGGATCGCCGACGCCGAGACGAGAAAGGCGGCGGTGAGCCGCGCCGGGCCGACCAGCGGGGCGGGCAGAGTGAGGGTCACGGGACGAGGCTCCCACACGAGCGGGGTGCTCCGGGCCTGGTACTTCGCGTTCCGGGGCAACTAGTGTTTGTGCGCAGTAAGGAAACACCCAGGATCGGTCCCTCTGTGAAGAGGGCCGCCACTCCGGCAAGGAGGCCGCTGTGCGCTCACCCGAGCAAGTTGAGCTGGTCCGGAACAACCCGGATCTCCCCCCGGTCGCGATCATCGACCGCAGACCCATGACCACGGCCAAGAAGCTGATCTTCGCCGCCATCGGACTCGTCGCGGCGATCGCGTGGGCCCTCGTCGCGTTCGTCCGCGGTGAGGCGGTCAACGGTGCGTACTTCGTGGTCGCCGCCGTCGGCACGTACGTCGTCGCGTACCGCTTCTACGCGCGGCTGATCGAGTACAAGGTTGTACGACCGCGCGACGACCGGGCGACACCCGCCGAGGAGCACGAGAACGGCCGGGACTTCGCGCCCACGGACCGGCGCGTGCTGTTCGGGCACCACTTCGCCGCCATCGCGGGTGCGGGCCCGCTGGTCGGCCCGGTCCTCGCCGCCCAGATGGGTTACCTGCCCGGCACCCTGTGGATCATCATCGGTGCGGTCCTGGCCGGCTGCGTACAGGACTACCTCGTCCTGTGGCTGTCCACCCGCCGTCGCGGCCGCTCGCTCGGTCAGATGATCCGCGACGAGATGGGCTCGATCGGCGGCGCCGCCGGCCTGATCGGCGTGTTCGTCATCATGATCATCATCCTGGCGGTCCTTGCCCTGGTGGTCGTCAACGCCCTGGCGGAGTCGCCGTGGGGCGTCTTCTCCGTGGGCATGACCATCCCGATCGCCCTGTTCATGGGCGTGTACCTGAGGTACATCCGGCCGGGCCGGGTGTCTGAGGTGTCCATCATCGGGGTTGTGCTGCTGGTCCTCGCGATCGTCGCGGGTGGCTGGGTGGCCGACACCACCTGGGGCGCCGAGATGTTCACGCTCGACAAGGTGACCGTCGCGTGGCTCATCGTGGGCTACGGGTTCCTCGCGTCAGTGCTGCCGGTGTGGCTGCTGCTCGCCCCGCGCGACTACCTGTCCACGTTCATGAAGGTGGGCACCATCATCCTGCTCGCCGTGGGTGTGATCGTGGCGCAGCCCGCCGTCCAGGCCCCCGCCGTCTCCAGCTTCGCGATCGAGGGCAACGGACCGGCGTTCGCCGGCTCGCTGTTCCCGTTCCTGTTCATCACCATCGCGTGCGGCGCGCTGTCCGGGTTCCACTCCCTGATCTCGTCCGGCACCAGCCCCAAGCTGGTCGAGAAGGAGAGCCAGCTGCGGCTCATCGGCTACGGCGGCATGCTCACCGAGTCGTTCGTGGCGATCATGGCGCTGGTCACGGCCATCTCGATCGACCAGCACCTGTACTTCACGATGAACGCCCCCGCGACGCTCACCGGCGGCGAGCCGGCCGCCGCGGCGGACTACGTGAACGGTCTCGGTCTGGCGGGCCCGCCCGCCACCGCGGCGGAGATCCAGGGCGCGGCCGACGCCGTCGGCGAGGAGTCGATCATCTCCCGCACAGGCGGGGCCCCGACGCTCGCGTTCGGGATGTCCCAGATCCTCGGCTCGTTCCTGGGCGGCGCGAGCCTCCAGGCGTTCTGGTACCACTTCGCGATCATGTTCGAGGCCCTGTTCATCCTCACCACGGTCAACGCCGGCACACGGGTCGCCCGCTTCATGCTGTCCGACACGCTCGGCAACCTCGGCGGCCCGATGCGCAAGTTCCGTGACCCCTCCTGGCGGGTGGGCGCGTGGATCTGCTCGCTCGTCGTATGTGGCCTGTGGGGCGCGATCCTCCTCATGGGGGTCACCGACCCGCTGGGCGGTATCAACACGCTGTTCCCGCTGTTCGGCATCGCGAACCAGCTGCTCGCCGCGATGGCGCTCGCCCTGATCACGGTGGTCGTGGTCAAGAAGGGCTACCTCAAGTGGGCGTGGATCCCCGCGGTACCGCTGGTGTGGGACCTCGCGGTCACCATGACGGCGTCGTACCAGAAGATCTTCTCGCCCGAGCCGACCCTCGGGTACTGGGCGCAGCACAACGCGTTCCGGGAGGCGCGGGACGCGGGCGAGCAGTCGTTCGGGAGCGCCGCCGACCCGGCAGCGATGGATGCGGTCATCCGGAACACGTTCCTGCAGGGCACCCTGTCGATCGTGTTCGCACTGCTCGTGCTGATCGTCGCCCTGGTGGCGCTGTGGGTGTGCGTCAAGGCGATCCGGGCGGGCGGCCTGCCGACCACGGAGGAGCCGGACTCGAAGTCGGCCACCTTCGCGCCGTCGGGCCTCATCCCCACCGACGCCGAACGGGAGGTGGCCGCT is drawn from Promicromonospora sp. Populi and contains these coding sequences:
- a CDS encoding CPBP family glutamic-type intramembrane protease, with the protein product MTLTLPAPLVGPARLTAAFLVSASAILLFAIHIRPVAYVPLVLGIALGVWADRALGRDLALIGVGMGIISTISLQADLSNAGMLRFTLALGGSVLVPWALSRFLLKQDTIQFPVATGKRWGPGQWIYLALVVIIGYFLLPFYFLGSGAYLNWPDLDGTQDIWRLFIGVNAVGIWDELFFICVVFALLCKHFPMWQANILQSMIFVSFLWELGYREWGPLLTVPFALVQGWIFAKFKSLSYVVAVHLLFDAVVFAVLVHGHHPELFNIFVTAP
- a CDS encoding carbon starvation CstA family protein; translated protein: MRSPEQVELVRNNPDLPPVAIIDRRPMTTAKKLIFAAIGLVAAIAWALVAFVRGEAVNGAYFVVAAVGTYVVAYRFYARLIEYKVVRPRDDRATPAEEHENGRDFAPTDRRVLFGHHFAAIAGAGPLVGPVLAAQMGYLPGTLWIIIGAVLAGCVQDYLVLWLSTRRRGRSLGQMIRDEMGSIGGAAGLIGVFVIMIIILAVLALVVVNALAESPWGVFSVGMTIPIALFMGVYLRYIRPGRVSEVSIIGVVLLVLAIVAGGWVADTTWGAEMFTLDKVTVAWLIVGYGFLASVLPVWLLLAPRDYLSTFMKVGTIILLAVGVIVAQPAVQAPAVSSFAIEGNGPAFAGSLFPFLFITIACGALSGFHSLISSGTSPKLVEKESQLRLIGYGGMLTESFVAIMALVTAISIDQHLYFTMNAPATLTGGEPAAAADYVNGLGLAGPPATAAEIQGAADAVGEESIISRTGGAPTLAFGMSQILGSFLGGASLQAFWYHFAIMFEALFILTTVNAGTRVARFMLSDTLGNLGGPMRKFRDPSWRVGAWICSLVVCGLWGAILLMGVTDPLGGINTLFPLFGIANQLLAAMALALITVVVVKKGYLKWAWIPAVPLVWDLAVTMTASYQKIFSPEPTLGYWAQHNAFREARDAGEQSFGSAADPAAMDAVIRNTFLQGTLSIVFALLVLIVALVALWVCVKAIRAGGLPTTEEPDSKSATFAPSGLIPTDAEREVAAEWTAYYQEHPEKLRTGTHA